The genome window GATGCAGATTCCCTGTTCTCTTCCGTGGACTCTGATCCAATTGAAAAAATGCTCGCTATTCTATTTGGGAAAGCTGTCGATACTTGGGATATCAAATTAATAGGATTCTCCGTGTTAGCGCTTATCGCTTATATCCTGTTATTCGGCTGGTACTTTAAACAAATGAGAAAAGAAAATGAGAAAATGGAATTGAAACAAAATACAGATAAGAAAGTGTCATAACTAGAAAGTAGGATGTTAACCATAAAGTTTTAAGGTTAACATTCTATTTTTATTTTCACGGAGTGTAAGAAAAAAATCGCCAAAACTACTTTATTCTATCCTTCAGCAGATTCTACCGCTAAAAGAAGTCCTTATCTTCTATTTTTTCAAAATTTTTATTTAAAATACGAACTTTTTAAGTTACAATGTTAATATTGTACGTAAATACCCCGTATAATCCCGGTAATATGGTCTGGGAGTCTCTACAGAGTGGCCCTAAATCACTCTACTATGGACGGAAAATTTCTTTTTCTAGAAACCGTTCTACTTTGCTGAACGGTTTTTTTCTATAGGACATTGCGGGAAATAGTAAAGGAGAAGGAAAATGGAAGATATACTAAAAGACATACTAGCAGCATTAAGTGTTGTATTAAATGGATTGCCCCAAGGGTTACTGGCTCTATCTTTTGGCTTTGCGTCCGTGCCAACCGCACTTGCCTTTCTTGTAGGTGCTGCTGGGAATAGCTTAACAAGCAATGTTGCCGTTATTTCCTTTCAGGCGGAAACCATAACAGTTGCAGGAACAATGGGGAAAAATATGCGCGAACGGCTCTCTTCCATCTTTTTTGGTGCCTTTTTATTAGTTATTATAGGTGTTTTTGGATTGATGGAACAAATCGTTGCCTGGATTGGTCCTGTTATTACAAATGGGATGATGGCTGGTGTTGGTTTTATGCTCGCAAAGGTTGCCTGGGATATGGCAAAAAACGATCGATTGATTGGGGTCACTTCATTCGCTAGTGCCTTATTAACCTATATTATTTCAAAAGACTTAGTATATACCATCACTGTTTCTGTGCTGCTTTCTAGCATTGTCTATCATTTCACTAAAAAAGAATCTGCCACTGTAACAAATATGCTAACAGAAGATAAATTTAAGCTCCAAAAGTTTATTCTCAACCCTTCTGTTATTCGCGGGGCACTCGCTCTTGTTTGTTTGAATATTGGTGCTAATATTGCCTTTGGAAAAATTAATGGAGAAATCGCCGGAGCAAATGTAAATATTGACACGCTAACGATTATTAGTAGTTTAGCAGATATGGTCTCTTCTCTATTTGGTGGAGGACCTGTGGAAATCATTATTTCCGCTACTGCCTCTGCTCCCCATGCAGTATGGGCAGGAGTTCTAACAATGGCCATCATGGCAGCGATCCTGTTCTTCAAACTTTTGCCGAAGATTGGAAAATATGTACCTAGTTCATCCATTGCCGGTTTCCTTTTCGTCTTAGGGGCGATTGTGACATTACCAGGCAATGCAACAGCTGCACTAACTGGTACAGAAGCTAGTTCCCCTATTGTTGGAGCCATTACTATCATCGTAACAGCCATTGCCGATCCATTTTTAGGGTTATTAGCTGGCGTTGTGATGGAATTTTTACTAGGACTCTTTGGAGTTTAAGAAAAAGGAGAATTTATGATGGAGACTTATTCACTTACTGTTGCTGGAGTAAAAAGAGAGTTACCGATTATCCCTATTTCAAATGATTTAAAGATTGCAAGCTTTGTTATTTTAGGCGATACAGAAATCGTCGTTGCAGCCGCTTCCCTCTTAGCTGAGCAATTGAAAGACATCGATTATTTAGTAACAGCTGAGGCAAAAGGAATTCCCCTCGTCCATGAATTATCGAAACAACTAAACATGCCAGAATATGTCGTTGCTCGAAAAAGTGTAAAACCCTACATGGACGAACCACTAATCAATCAAGTCGTGTCCATTACCACACAAAAAGAACAATTACTCTGTTTAGATGGAAAAGACGCCGCCAAGATTAAAGGAAAACGCATTGCCATAATTGATGATGTCATTAGCACTGGAGAGTCAATACGAGTATTAGAAGAACTAGTTACCAAAGCAGGAGGAATCGTTGTTTCCAAAGCTGCCATTCTTGCTGAAGGAGATGCTGCAGAAAGAGATGATATCGTTTATTTAGAGAAGTTGCCTGTGTTTTGATAGGTTGGGATACAGAGGATGGTTTTGTGAGGGATTAAAAAAATCGTGTAGGAAAAACAGCCATTGGAACAAACATTGTTCTAATGGCTCTTCATTATTTTATTCACTTTAAAAACAACGCCGAAACTTCTACAATACTCCCCAAAAAAAGAAATCAGGAGGAACCGTCCCGCTAAATAATGGAATACCCTAGTTCTTGTATGTCTTTATTAAACATTTTTACTGTATCGAGGGATATAGTTTTTAGGTCTCTTCCTACGTTTGCTAGTTTATTAAGGATGTCTGGGGAGCAGGTGATGATTGAGCAGCCACATGCGTCTGCTTGCATGATGTTTAATAGCTCTCTCGAACTGGCCCATAATAGCTCTGTTCCTTCTTTTTTACTGCATATTTTGGCAGCTTCTTTCATAGTGGGGATAGGATCGATTCCTGAATCTGCAATTCTGCCGGCGAATACGGAAACAATATTCTTTGTTCCAGATTTGAAGGCTTGAACCGTTTCTTCGACTTGGTCTAGTGTTAAAATGGCTGTAATGTTTAATTGCATTCCTTTACTGGATAGTTTTTGAATTAATGGAATAGAAGATTCCCCAATCGAATTCGTAATTGGTATTTTAATATAGACATTTTCTCCCCAGCTATTTATCTTTTCTGCTTCTTTTTCCATGATGGCAAAGTCATCGGAAAATACTTCAAAAGATATTGGCAAATCTGGTATATGGCGAAGTGCTTCGACTGCAAATGCTTCATAGTCTTGAATACCGGCTTTTTTCATTAGACTTGGATTTGTCGTAAATCCATGGATGATTCCACTTTTATATGCTTCTAACATATCAGCTAATACTGCTCCA of Niallia circulans contains these proteins:
- a CDS encoding solute carrier family 23 protein — its product is MEDILKDILAALSVVLNGLPQGLLALSFGFASVPTALAFLVGAAGNSLTSNVAVISFQAETITVAGTMGKNMRERLSSIFFGAFLLVIIGVFGLMEQIVAWIGPVITNGMMAGVGFMLAKVAWDMAKNDRLIGVTSFASALLTYIISKDLVYTITVSVLLSSIVYHFTKKESATVTNMLTEDKFKLQKFILNPSVIRGALALVCLNIGANIAFGKINGEIAGANVNIDTLTIISSLADMVSSLFGGGPVEIIISATASAPHAVWAGVLTMAIMAAILFFKLLPKIGKYVPSSSIAGFLFVLGAIVTLPGNATAALTGTEASSPIVGAITIIVTAIADPFLGLLAGVVMEFLLGLFGV
- a CDS encoding phosphoribosyltransferase family protein, with protein sequence METYSLTVAGVKRELPIIPISNDLKIASFVILGDTEIVVAAASLLAEQLKDIDYLVTAEAKGIPLVHELSKQLNMPEYVVARKSVKPYMDEPLINQVVSITTQKEQLLCLDGKDAAKIKGKRIAIIDDVISTGESIRVLEELVTKAGGIVVSKAAILAEGDAAERDDIVYLEKLPVF
- a CDS encoding transaldolase, whose protein sequence is MDQLNVKIYADGAVLADMLEAYKSGIIHGFTTNPSLMKKAGIQDYEAFAVEALRHIPDLPISFEVFSDDFAIMEKEAEKINSWGENVYIKIPITNSIGESSIPLIQKLSSKGMQLNITAILTLDQVEETVQAFKSGTKNIVSVFAGRIADSGIDPIPTMKEAAKICSKKEGTELLWASSRELLNIMQADACGCSIITCSPDILNKLANVGRDLKTISLDTVKMFNKDIQELGYSII